In the Leptotrichia sp. oral taxon 212 genome, one interval contains:
- a CDS encoding autotransporter-associated N-terminal domain-containing protein: MNNNLKRIEKELRGFAKRCKDVKYNSALLFTFLLTGLVSFSVGEIDSVEQARRGLQTSITDMKKLFKEAKHENNKLMKNSNLELIQLMEQGDHVVKSPWSSWQFGMNYFYSDWRGTYKGRGDKKQKYPYEGIFERSANPFERYTSPESPNYGLLPTSTNPFSASTTSRGGLGSGYGIASTTPKQEPLTVMNVDASIRPKDVYRDPVAAPTVNVSAPVLQALNVPNLLPPSLDIPTPQAIVAPNKTPNIVINPTVQYNFNGRSITGENAWGVSRPAKNQDGLGLNYWSGWNPGTNSLDEHSQWYRTGNTLAAVQGRVPNLFYLNAVDRNQVTGIRWTFKNVNADVAGNPGWNPKGTSAMHTVWDGDITNVNVRLHGYATFIAAETWHNGNVTINSSTVTVKNEYNSVFFGYPGSYYTMGIDNVDYHSYNQRGGYSGNLKVNINANNNYIHSVMGVQGTFKLDNSGDYDIKGNGNLAYLGIGYTPNWQNLKGSGDVTSDPNTNMTPSIQLGLGTGKINVDGNSNVGLFFENRYSDFQTGGLLPFGTRGTFTADGWRPSVIGIYQGEVAVGMKVGENSASTGNVGVYSRSGQREGIVPETDLGTPTAAQRTEAKGYAESDASTRKPGHVSRGLPDYNIDKIHNLEVAKTEIYFGKHATDSIMFAADKGSVIDVARPDKADKNLARTAYTEVTPSTEIRDAATDVTSSYDDTANQAATGTVIAYSTGVWNNTGMPGGTAAGLVNKPSEINLYKPVIMTGRAKLDSSNKLNRSVALIGDNKGIVTAKEKVTALGYSSIVALAQNNGVVNAEKDIVAKDGAAAQDAATKPYLYNNIGAYAGANGTVNVTGNADIYGIGAMASGANAVANLNGSANAIKTGKSGALVATNGGRVNFGGGTITHSENEAKDHDSSTPFNADASSRINFTGTTTLNISHGILIPGTANDYAAAALTAPGITGTAKYTGMSNVTVNLTGDNVVLASNNGIHKIWDGTTIANLVQTAMKVASFNDNGHKYKIYYINGQFDIDSNIDVGNTSDDFNKVGLSREVVTINTNKTVSSTVGKGLAMGSNDSANTDGNNSKTQFINNGTVDINGGTLAAGTIGLNISYGQIHNNNIINVNEGIGAYGINGSTLTNEATGTINVTTQGVGMAAFTSAGTLQTYGTDKKITDGTLIAADKTFEIINKGQITVNGNKSVGLYGDTNGTSGLLSSSNGSITNNGKLTLTGDEAVGIVSKRATVNLTGTGSSDIVVGKKGIGVYAEKSPVRFNSDYGVEVKDGGTGVFVKNDGSNIIPSGSNTLELKYSGSNAGTGVGLFYEGGTGANLLNTLNVKLTDTVGTTEGLIGVYTAGGGKLTNNAKITGDKGYGIISNGAEVENTSDITLTNPLTASKPSVGILTQAGDKITNTGTVTVGDNSVGIFGKEIVQKGTITVGNGGTGLYSEGGNVTLDSTSKINTGANKAVGVFTKGAGQTITANAGSTMTIGDSSFGFLNEGTGNTINSNVASQALGNDGTYIYSNDRTGVVNNNTTLTSTGSYNYGLYSAGTVTNNADINFGSGMGNVGIYSTYGGTATNLSGRSVTVGASYIDPNNSLNNRYAVGMAAGFNGDGNPAKAYTGNVVNEGTINVTGEYSIGMYGTEAGTKVYNGTAPGSTATINLGASNTTGMYLDNGAYGYNYGTIRSNGSGLKKLAGVVVKNGSTIENWGKIELTAEDSLGILSKGNAAGANPGIVKNYGTFNINGVTDPNDSTVIKTASGGQDLGKGMGGVKIDVPAGSTVGTITVNGKPVVPTLATTTAEEYKDMQLSTIGMYIDTSNKRFTNPINGLSALTGLTAADLIMGNEAAQGTTSKYIQVDQRILEPYNEMIKKNPQIKKWNIYAGSLTWMSTVTQNQTDGTMQSAYLAKVPYTHWAGNEATPVEVKDTYNFLDGLEQRYGVEAIGTRENQLFQKLNGIGKNEQTLFFQAIDEMMGHQYANVQQRTYGTGRLIDKEITHLSKEWDTKSKQSNKIKAFGMRDEYKTDTAGIIDYTSNAYGFAYLHEDETVKLGNSSGWYAGAVHNRFKFKDIGKSKENQTMLKLGIFKTMSPAADHNGSLRWTISGEGYVSRNDMHRKYLVVDEIFNAKSDYTTYGVAVKNELGYNIRTSERTSIRPYGSLKLEYGRFTTIKEKSGEMRLDVKGNDYYSIRPEVGVEFSYRQPMAVKTTFVTTLGLGYENELGKVGNVKNMAKVSYTDTDWFNIRGEKDDRKGNFKADLNIGIENQRFGVTLNGGYDTKGKNVRGGIGFRAIY, encoded by the coding sequence ATGAATAACAATCTGAAAAGAATAGAAAAAGAGTTAAGAGGATTTGCTAAAAGATGTAAGGATGTAAAATATAATTCAGCATTATTATTTACATTTCTTTTGACAGGACTGGTGTCGTTTTCAGTAGGAGAAATAGATAGTGTAGAACAGGCAAGAAGAGGACTTCAGACATCGATAACAGATATGAAGAAGCTTTTTAAGGAAGCAAAACATGAAAACAATAAACTTATGAAGAATTCAAACCTTGAGTTAATACAGTTAATGGAACAGGGAGACCATGTAGTTAAATCTCCATGGAGTTCATGGCAGTTTGGAATGAACTATTTCTACAGTGACTGGAGAGGAACTTACAAAGGTAGAGGGGATAAAAAACAGAAATATCCTTATGAAGGAATATTTGAAAGAAGTGCAAATCCTTTTGAAAGATATACTTCTCCAGAGAGTCCAAACTACGGATTATTACCTACATCAACCAATCCATTTTCAGCTTCGACAACATCTAGAGGTGGATTAGGTTCAGGATATGGTATTGCAAGTACAACACCAAAACAGGAACCTTTAACAGTAATGAACGTTGATGCGTCAATTAGACCAAAAGATGTATACAGAGATCCTGTAGCAGCTCCTACTGTAAATGTGTCCGCACCAGTGTTACAGGCGTTAAATGTACCTAATTTATTGCCGCCATCATTGGATATACCTACACCACAAGCAATAGTAGCACCAAATAAAACACCTAATATAGTTATTAATCCTACTGTTCAATATAATTTTAATGGTAGAAGTATAACAGGTGAAAATGCATGGGGGGTTTCACGTCCAGCTAAGAATCAAGACGGATTAGGTCTGAATTACTGGTCGGGTTGGAATCCAGGTACTAATAGTCTAGATGAACATTCACAATGGTATCGTACTGGAAATACTTTAGCAGCAGTTCAAGGTAGAGTTCCAAATTTATTTTATTTGAATGCAGTAGATAGAAATCAGGTAACAGGTATAAGATGGACATTTAAAAATGTTAATGCTGATGTAGCTGGAAACCCTGGTTGGAATCCAAAGGGAACCTCAGCAATGCATACAGTATGGGATGGAGATATAACAAATGTAAATGTAAGACTACATGGATATGCAACTTTTATTGCAGCAGAAACTTGGCATAATGGAAATGTTACAATTAACAGTTCAACAGTAACTGTTAAAAATGAATATAATAGTGTATTTTTTGGTTATCCAGGTTCATACTATACAATGGGAATAGATAATGTGGACTATCATTCATATAATCAAAGAGGTGGATATTCAGGAAACTTAAAAGTAAACATAAATGCAAATAATAACTATATCCATAGTGTTATGGGAGTTCAAGGGACATTTAAGTTAGATAATTCAGGAGATTATGATATAAAAGGTAATGGAAACCTCGCTTACTTAGGAATAGGTTATACTCCAAACTGGCAAAATCTTAAGGGAAGTGGAGATGTTACAAGTGACCCAAATACAAATATGACGCCAAGTATTCAATTAGGTCTTGGAACAGGAAAAATAAATGTAGATGGAAATTCAAATGTTGGATTATTTTTTGAAAATAGATATAGTGATTTTCAAACAGGAGGACTTCTTCCTTTTGGTACTAGAGGAACATTTACTGCAGATGGTTGGAGACCAAGTGTAATAGGAATTTATCAAGGAGAAGTAGCAGTAGGAATGAAAGTTGGAGAAAATTCAGCTTCAACAGGAAACGTGGGAGTATATTCCAGATCAGGTCAAAGAGAAGGAATAGTTCCTGAAACAGACTTAGGAACGCCTACAGCAGCACAAAGAACAGAAGCAAAAGGATATGCAGAAAGTGATGCTAGTACAAGAAAACCTGGACATGTTTCAAGAGGTCTCCCTGATTATAATATAGATAAAATACATAATCTTGAAGTGGCAAAAACAGAAATTTATTTTGGTAAGCATGCAACTGATAGTATAATGTTTGCTGCAGATAAAGGGTCAGTAATTGATGTGGCAAGACCTGATAAAGCTGATAAAAATTTAGCAAGAACAGCATATACTGAAGTTACTCCTTCTACAGAAATAAGAGATGCAGCAACAGATGTAACAAGTTCTTATGATGATACAGCAAACCAGGCGGCAACAGGAACAGTTATAGCTTATTCAACTGGAGTATGGAATAATACAGGTATGCCTGGTGGAACAGCAGCAGGGTTAGTAAATAAACCAAGTGAAATCAACCTATATAAACCAGTAATTATGACAGGAAGAGCAAAATTAGATTCTTCTAATAAATTAAACAGATCAGTTGCTTTAATAGGGGATAATAAAGGTATAGTAACTGCAAAAGAAAAAGTAACTGCATTAGGATATTCTTCAATAGTGGCATTAGCACAAAATAATGGTGTAGTAAATGCAGAAAAAGATATTGTTGCAAAAGATGGAGCCGCTGCACAGGATGCTGCAACAAAACCTTATTTATATAATAATATTGGGGCTTATGCGGGAGCAAATGGAACAGTAAATGTAACAGGAAATGCTGATATTTATGGTATTGGTGCAATGGCATCAGGTGCAAATGCAGTAGCTAATTTAAATGGAAGTGCTAATGCAATTAAAACTGGTAAATCAGGAGCATTAGTTGCAACAAATGGAGGAAGAGTTAATTTTGGAGGAGGAACAATAACCCACTCAGAAAATGAAGCAAAAGATCATGATTCATCAACTCCATTTAATGCTGATGCTAGTTCACGTATTAATTTTACAGGAACTACAACATTAAATATATCACATGGTATATTAATTCCGGGAACTGCCAATGATTATGCTGCAGCAGCTTTAACAGCACCAGGAATAACAGGAACAGCAAAATATACAGGAATGTCTAATGTAACTGTAAATCTTACAGGAGATAATGTAGTTCTGGCTTCAAATAATGGAATACATAAAATATGGGATGGAACAACAATAGCAAATTTGGTTCAAACTGCTATGAAAGTAGCTTCTTTTAATGATAATGGACATAAATATAAGATTTACTACATCAATGGACAATTTGATATAGATTCAAATATTGATGTAGGTAATACATCTGATGACTTTAATAAAGTAGGATTATCAAGGGAAGTTGTTACTATTAATACTAATAAAACAGTTAGTTCGACAGTAGGAAAAGGTTTAGCAATGGGATCTAATGATTCTGCTAATACTGATGGAAACAACAGTAAGACTCAATTCATAAATAATGGAACTGTCGATATAAATGGCGGAACTTTAGCGGCAGGAACAATAGGTCTTAACATCAGCTATGGACAGATACATAATAACAATATTATTAATGTAAATGAAGGAATCGGTGCCTATGGAATAAATGGAAGTACACTAACAAATGAAGCAACAGGTACAATTAATGTTACTACTCAAGGTGTCGGAATGGCTGCATTTACATCTGCAGGAACACTACAAACTTATGGAACTGATAAGAAGATTACTGACGGTACATTAATAGCTGCTGATAAAACATTTGAAATAATAAATAAAGGTCAAATAACAGTTAATGGAAATAAATCTGTAGGATTATACGGAGATACAAACGGAACATCAGGTTTATTAAGTTCTTCAAATGGAAGTATAACTAACAATGGTAAATTGACTTTAACAGGAGACGAAGCGGTAGGTATAGTTTCTAAGAGAGCAACAGTTAACTTGACAGGAACAGGAAGTTCAGATATAGTTGTTGGCAAAAAAGGTATAGGTGTTTATGCTGAAAAATCACCAGTAAGATTTAATTCAGATTATGGAGTAGAAGTAAAAGATGGAGGAACAGGGGTATTTGTTAAGAATGATGGAAGTAATATAATACCATCCGGTTCAAATACACTTGAATTAAAATATAGTGGTTCAAATGCTGGAACAGGAGTAGGTCTATTTTATGAAGGTGGAACAGGAGCAAACTTATTAAATACTCTTAATGTGAAACTGACAGATACTGTTGGAACTACTGAAGGACTTATAGGTGTTTACACAGCTGGTGGTGGAAAACTGACTAATAATGCAAAAATAACAGGAGATAAAGGTTATGGAATTATATCAAATGGAGCTGAAGTAGAAAATACAAGTGATATAACTTTAACAAATCCATTGACAGCTTCTAAACCAAGTGTAGGAATATTAACACAAGCTGGAGACAAGATAACAAATACAGGAACAGTAACTGTTGGAGATAATTCAGTTGGTATTTTTGGAAAAGAAATAGTACAAAAAGGAACAATAACTGTTGGTAATGGTGGAACAGGATTATACAGTGAAGGTGGAAATGTTACTTTAGATTCAACAAGTAAGATAAATACAGGAGCTAATAAAGCTGTAGGAGTTTTCACAAAAGGTGCTGGACAAACAATAACTGCAAATGCAGGAAGTACTATGACAATAGGAGACAGCTCATTCGGTTTCCTGAATGAAGGAACAGGAAATACTATAAATAGTAATGTTGCAAGTCAGGCATTAGGAAATGATGGAACATATATTTATTCAAACGATAGAACAGGAGTTGTAAATAACAATACTACATTGACATCAACAGGTTCGTATAACTATGGTCTGTATTCAGCAGGAACAGTAACAAATAATGCTGATATAAACTTTGGAAGTGGAATGGGAAATGTGGGAATTTATAGTACTTATGGTGGAACTGCAACAAACTTGTCTGGAAGATCAGTAACAGTAGGAGCTTCATATATAGATCCTAATAATTCATTAAATAATAGATATGCAGTAGGTATGGCAGCCGGATTTAATGGAGATGGTAACCCGGCAAAGGCATACACAGGAAATGTAGTTAATGAAGGTACTATTAATGTAACTGGTGAATATAGTATAGGAATGTATGGAACAGAGGCTGGTACTAAAGTATACAATGGTACGGCACCAGGTTCAACAGCAACAATTAACTTGGGTGCAAGCAATACTACTGGAATGTACCTGGATAACGGAGCTTATGGATATAACTATGGTACAATTAGATCTAATGGTAGTGGATTAAAGAAATTAGCGGGAGTAGTTGTTAAAAATGGATCTACAATAGAAAACTGGGGAAAAATAGAATTAACAGCAGAAGATTCACTAGGAATTTTATCTAAAGGAAATGCAGCTGGGGCAAATCCTGGTATAGTTAAGAACTATGGAACTTTCAATATCAATGGAGTTACAGACCCTAATGATTCGACAGTTATAAAAACAGCTTCTGGAGGACAGGATTTAGGAAAAGGAATGGGTGGAGTTAAAATAGATGTACCTGCTGGTTCGACTGTCGGAACTATAACTGTAAATGGAAAACCAGTAGTTCCAACATTGGCAACAACAACTGCTGAAGAGTATAAAGATATGCAGTTATCAACAATTGGTATGTACATAGATACATCTAATAAGAGATTTACTAATCCTATTAACGGTCTGAGTGCATTAACCGGATTGACAGCGGCTGATTTAATAATGGGTAATGAAGCGGCACAAGGTACAACAAGTAAATACATACAAGTTGATCAAAGAATATTGGAACCATATAATGAAATGATAAAGAAAAATCCACAAATTAAAAAATGGAATATCTATGCAGGTTCATTAACTTGGATGTCAACTGTTACACAAAATCAAACTGATGGAACTATGCAGAGTGCATATTTGGCTAAAGTTCCATATACTCATTGGGCAGGAAATGAAGCAACACCAGTGGAAGTTAAAGACACGTATAATTTCTTAGATGGTCTAGAACAGAGATATGGAGTAGAAGCTATCGGGACAAGGGAAAATCAGCTATTCCAGAAATTAAATGGAATTGGTAAAAATGAACAGACACTGTTCTTCCAGGCAATAGATGAAATGATGGGACACCAGTATGCAAATGTACAGCAGAGAACATATGGAACAGGAAGACTTATTGATAAGGAAATTACACATTTATCTAAAGAGTGGGATACTAAGTCTAAGCAGTCCAACAAGATAAAAGCCTTTGGAATGAGAGATGAATATAAGACAGATACTGCAGGAATAATAGACTACACAAGTAATGCATACGGATTTGCATATTTACATGAAGATGAAACAGTTAAACTTGGAAACAGCTCAGGATGGTATGCAGGAGCGGTACATAACAGATTCAAGTTCAAGGACATAGGAAAATCAAAAGAAAACCAGACAATGTTAAAACTTGGAATCTTCAAGACAATGTCGCCGGCTGCAGATCATAACGGATCATTGAGATGGACAATATCAGGAGAAGGATATGTATCAAGAAATGATATGCACAGAAAGTATCTTGTAGTTGATGAAATCTTCAATGCGAAGTCAGACTATACAACATATGGAGTGGCAGTTAAGAATGAACTGGGATATAATATAAGAACAAGTGAAAGAACAAGCATAAGACCATACGGAAGCTTAAAACTTGAATATGGAAGATTTACTACAATCAAGGAGAAGTCAGGAGAAATGAGACTTGACGTAAAAGGAAACGACTACTACTCAATAAGACCGGAAGTAGGAGTGGAATTTAGCTACAGACAGCCAATGGCAGTAAAAACAACATTTGTGACAACATTAGGACTAGGTTATGAAAATGAGCTAGGAAAAGTAGGAAATGTAAAGAACATGGCAAAAGTATCATATACGGATACAGACTGGTTTAATATAAGAGGCGAGAAGGACGACAGAAAAGGAAACTTTAAAGCGGACTTAAATATCGGAATAGAGAACCAGAGATTCGGAGTAACATTAAACGGAGGATATGATACGAAAGGTAAGAATGTAAGAGGAGGAATAGGATTCAGAGCTATTTACTAG
- a CDS encoding OmpA family protein yields the protein MARRTATVVAGVAMLLAVSSVSSAARKLTTTQMRENTIRINALEIDRIDITEIIAEEKGPDQQIVVMDERSLNFDFDKSNVKPQYFEMLHKFIEYVNFNDYEVVIEGHTDSKGSNAYNMKLGMRRAQSVKAKLLEFGLDPSRIKGTVSKGEEEPVATNSTSEGRAQNRRIEFKLARRGSQQ from the coding sequence ATGGCTAGAAGAACAGCAACAGTAGTAGCGGGTGTAGCGATGTTGTTGGCAGTATCTTCGGTATCATCTGCGGCGAGAAAGCTGACAACAACACAGATGAGGGAAAATACGATAAGAATAAATGCCCTTGAGATAGACAGGATAGACATAACAGAAATAATAGCGGAAGAGAAGGGGCCGGATCAGCAGATAGTTGTAATGGACGAGAGAAGTTTGAACTTTGACTTTGACAAGTCGAACGTAAAGCCTCAGTACTTTGAAATGTTACATAAATTCATAGAATATGTAAACTTCAACGACTATGAAGTAGTTATAGAAGGGCATACAGATTCAAAGGGAAGCAATGCTTACAACATGAAGTTAGGAATGAGAAGGGCACAGAGCGTAAAGGCGAAGTTACTGGAATTTGGACTTGACCCTAGCAGAATAAAGGGAACGGTATCAAAAGGGGAAGAAGAGCCTGTAGCGACAAACAGTACATCAGAGGGAAGAGCACAGAACAGAAGAATAGAATTCAAGCTTGCAAGAAGAGGAAGCCAGCAGTAA
- a CDS encoding FAD-I family protein: MKAKKIMGVALLAFAVGQLSMAEKTDPNIERLLKVAKQKKAAEEKEARKQELMNSVVEEGEVPVTVSPSISTPTVSGSKKAELEAKRNKEAEARKRKAEAKAMKAKYKNMSESEKMDAEVQRIKKRVDEINSNIETFHKTNEMLDKMEQRLEGIENKLN, from the coding sequence ATGAAAGCTAAGAAGATAATGGGAGTGGCACTGCTTGCATTTGCGGTGGGGCAGCTGTCAATGGCAGAGAAGACAGACCCGAACATAGAAAGACTGTTAAAGGTTGCGAAACAGAAGAAGGCGGCAGAGGAGAAGGAGGCAAGAAAACAGGAACTTATGAACTCAGTAGTTGAAGAGGGAGAAGTACCTGTAACAGTATCTCCGAGCATAAGCACACCGACAGTAAGCGGAAGCAAGAAAGCGGAGCTGGAAGCAAAGCGAAACAAGGAAGCTGAAGCGAGAAAGAGAAAGGCTGAGGCAAAAGCGATGAAGGCGAAGTACAAGAACATGAGTGAAAGCGAAAAGATGGATGCAGAAGTACAGAGAATAAAGAAGAGAGTTGACGAGATAAACAGCAACATAGAGACATTCCACAAGACGAATGAGATGCTTGACAAGATGGAACAGAGACTTGAAGGTATTGAAAATAAATTAAATTAG
- a CDS encoding adhesion protein FadA, producing the protein MKKKILLLSILLVMAALSYSATKPSLEASLNSIENKFNDLLEKEAQKKKEFEAQKVQLETEVADLKAKEEGKEKVFEKLKKDSEVRWHRDKYKQVLNNYDAYYKNISKLIREKEQKIAELEQILAIMGN; encoded by the coding sequence ATGAAAAAGAAAATACTTTTGCTGTCAATACTATTAGTAATGGCGGCATTAAGTTATTCGGCAACAAAACCAAGTCTGGAAGCGAGTCTAAACTCAATAGAGAATAAGTTTAACGACCTTCTTGAAAAGGAAGCACAGAAGAAGAAGGAGTTTGAAGCTCAGAAGGTGCAGCTCGAAACTGAAGTGGCAGATCTTAAGGCAAAGGAAGAAGGAAAAGAAAAGGTATTCGAAAAACTTAAGAAGGACTCAGAAGTGAGATGGCATAGAGATAAATACAAACAGGTTTTAAACAACTATGATGCATATTATAAAAACATATCAAAACTGATAAGAGAAAAAGAACAGAAGATAGCTGAACTTGAACAGATACTTGCAATAATGGGGAACTAG
- a CDS encoding CorA family divalent cation transporter, whose amino-acid sequence MIKKIYSEENKSIVYAHKLIEEDYQILSETFQIPEEKIKNITNEEIFTPRISKSDWEIYKLYYPKIESNNKDEKYFWCEISPLVILKKEEKLTIIDENYFDEFHNFVEEYTKTNNEIEINKFLITMLHKVSQSLYKYVRFLIGEHDQIETILREQQSNERLISLAEVEQGFYIYNIALRNLSFVIENLNEEPEFEKYDEYMVRILQEINFTTDLSSSYCEICKTTRETYSSYIGNNMNITMKFLAAATILITVPNMIFGFYGMNILLPFQNKGFATLAIITVIMIALMVILWKYMKKKIL is encoded by the coding sequence ATGATAAAAAAGATTTATTCAGAGGAAAATAAAAGCATAGTATATGCACATAAGTTAATAGAGGAAGATTATCAGATATTATCTGAAACATTTCAGATACCGGAAGAAAAAATAAAAAATATTACAAATGAAGAGATTTTTACTCCAAGAATTTCCAAGTCTGACTGGGAAATTTACAAACTTTATTATCCAAAAATTGAGTCTAACAATAAAGATGAAAAATATTTCTGGTGTGAGATTTCTCCCCTTGTAATATTGAAAAAGGAAGAGAAATTAACAATTATAGATGAAAATTATTTTGATGAGTTTCATAATTTTGTTGAGGAGTATACAAAAACAAATAATGAAATTGAAATAAACAAGTTTCTTATTACAATGCTGCATAAAGTATCGCAAAGTCTTTATAAATATGTGCGTTTTTTAATTGGAGAGCATGACCAGATAGAAACAATATTAAGAGAACAACAGAGCAATGAAAGACTGATATCGCTGGCAGAAGTTGAACAGGGATTCTATATTTATAATATTGCATTGAGGAATCTGAGTTTTGTTATTGAAAATTTAAATGAAGAACCTGAATTTGAAAAATATGATGAATACATGGTAAGAATACTACAGGAAATTAATTTTACAACAGATTTATCTTCTTCATACTGTGAAATCTGTAAGACAACGAGGGAGACCTATTCTTCCTATATTGGGAATAATATGAATATAACAATGAAGTTTCTCGCAGCCGCAACTATACTGATTACAGTTCCAAATATGATATTCGGGTTTTATGGAATGAATATTCTTCTTCCATTTCAGAATAAAGGTTTTGCCACATTAGCAATAATTACAGTAATTATGATAGCTTTGATGGTTATCCTGTGGAAATACATGAAAAAGAAAATACTTTAA